In Aedes albopictus strain Foshan chromosome 3, AalbF5, whole genome shotgun sequence, the following are encoded in one genomic region:
- the LOC109420107 gene encoding probable chitinase 10, with translation MKNFILIIALFGVAVRAQHWSGGGDCSTGCPEFECHKDLRCFSTATSKEAVLLPHTNCSKFYKCQAGFMACEFDCPRGLHFNKDKMVCDWPWLACCDPKLPCPEPCIPTLTCPPTGTPTPPPPPTTPPPPPPTTPSPCSTGCPEFNCTKDIRCFSTIASKEAVLLPHTNCRKFYKCQSGFLACEFDCPKGLHFNKKKSVCDWPWLACCDDKIPCIDPCIPGVTCPDGTTTIRPTPPPPPTPPPPPPPTTPAPCTTQCPEINCYEDYRCVRGPINKGEAILLPHNDCDKFYKCMNGSNRACEFNCPKGLHFNKEKMVCDWPWTACCDPNIKCVTPCVPNVTCPPSRYF, from the exons ATGAAGAACTTCATCCTTATAATAGCCCTCTTCGGGGTGGCAGTTCGAGCACAACACTGGAGCGGAGGCGGTGATTGCAGCACCGGATGTCCGGAGTTCGAGTGTCACAAAGATCTGCGCTGCTTCAGCACCGCTACCAGTAAAGAAGCAGTTCTGCTTCCTCATACGAACTGCAGCAAGTTCTACAAGTGTCAAGCTGGGTTCATGGCTTGTGAGTTCGACTGCCCAAGGGGACTGCACTTCAATAAGGATAAAATGGTCTGTGATTGGCCGTGGCTGGCATGTTGCGACCCTAAACTTCCTTGCCCTGAGCCATGCATTCCAACCCTCACTTGCCCCCCTACAG GTACGCCTACACCTCCACCACCTCCTACCACACCTCCTCCTCCACCTCCTACCACACCTTCTCCCTGCAGCACCGGATGTCCGGAATTCAACTGTACCAAGGATATACGCTGTTTCAGCACCATCGCCAGCAAAGAGGCCGTTCTTCTTCCGCACACCAATTGCAGGAAATTCTACAAGTGTCAGTCCGGTTTCTTGGCATGTGAGTTCGACTGCCCGAAGGGACTGCACTTCAACAAGAAAAAAAGCGTCTGCGATTGGCCGTGGTTGGCATGTTGCGATGATAAAATCCCTTGCATAGATCCATGCATACCTGGAGTCACTTGTCCTGACG GTACTACCACAATTAGACCaacaccgccaccaccaccaacgccgccaccaccaccaccgccaacAACACCAGCTCCCTGCACCACTCAATGCCCAGAGATCAACTGCTATGAGGATTATCGCTGTGTCCGCGGGCCCATTAACAAAGGAGAGGCCATCCTGCTCCCGCACAACGATTGTGATAAATTCTACAAGTGCATGAATGGATCGAATAGGGCCTGTGAGTTCAACTGCCCGAAGGGACTGCACTTTAATAAGGAAAAAATGGTCTGTGATTGGCCGTGGACGGCTTGTTGCGATCCCAATATTAAATGCGTGACGCCCTGCGTTCCAAACGTCACTTGTCCCCCATCCAGGTATTTCTGA